Below is a window of Flavobacterium sp. N2820 DNA.
AGATTAACACTAATACTAAATATATTGTTTAGTCTATTTTTGTCTCCCTTCCCAATTTCAAAAGTCAAAAAACGTTGTGTTGATGCAGCCATTGCACTATTTAAAAAACTAAATAATGCTACTACACCTCCCACGACACTATAAATCCCAAAATCAGTAATTCCAAGTGCACTTAATATCAATCGTGACGTATACAAAGATACTATCATAGAAAAAAACATTCTAAAATATAGTAATAAGGTATTTTTAGCGATTAATTTATTATTTGTCACGAATATTTATTTTAACATATTGATACCGTAATTGTAGTTTATCTTAATGATTTAAAAAAATAAATCACTAAATTATTTGAAGCAAAAAATATTAATCATAGAAATTATTTAACGAATAGAAATCTTAATAATTTTTTATAAATAGTGGGGATAATTACTGGAATGTTTTATGATCCAGTCTTTTTGCATTTCGAGCATATATAGATAATCAGGAACTTGATAATCAAAATCAGTTCTGATGCTCACTAAACTTTTATCAATTTGGTAATCTTCATTAGGTTCAATTGTCATTTTACCATTTTTATAAATAGAATTAAACAAAGAGATTAAGCTGTATTTATCAATTTTAGCAGCGGGTGCAACTTGTATCAAACCACTAATGTTTTGTTCAATAATTTCCAATACAACTTTTGCTAGCTCCAAAGTAGTTAAGCCCGACCAAAAAGCTTTCGTAAAACCTTTTAATCGTGTCTCTTCTGATTGAGACATAAACCAATGAAATAAGCCAATCCCATCTTTATTTAATTCAGGCCCAATGATAGAGGTACGAATAGTTACATCTTTATCATTTATTAATTCTCCTAAAGCTTTAGACTGAGCATAGAAACCTACGCCATTTTTTATATCATTTTCAGTATAGCCGCCTTCTTTGCCCGAGAATACGCAATCAGTGCTGATGTGAACTATTTTTGTCTTTATCTCTTTTGTGATTTCTTCTAAATAATGAGGAAAATAACTATTAAACCAAATCGCTTTGGATGGATGATCTTCTGCATCTTTATTTAAAATTCCGATACAATTGACTACATAATCAAATTGATACTTCACAAAAAGAGAACGCAATTTTGCAGTTTCCGAAACATCAATATTAAATATTTTATGAGTTGACTCAATATTTCTGGCTAAACCATAAACATCATACCCTTTATTTTCATTAAAATAATTGTGAATCATATGGCCCGCCATTCCTTTAATCCCTATTACCAATATTTTTTTCATTTGTAAATTATTTATCCCAAATTACTTTATTAATAATTGAAGTATAACCCTGAATTACTTTAATAACACGAGCAGATGTGTTGTTGACTTCATACTCTTTCGGTAATTCGATATTTACATCAAATAAGCCTCTAGCAATTTCAATTGCATTTATGACTTGGTCTGTAGTTATTCCTCCTAATACTATTGTACCTGCGTCTATTGCTTCAGGCCTTTC
It encodes the following:
- a CDS encoding dTDP-4-dehydrorhamnose reductase family protein, with translation MKKILVIGIKGMAGHMIHNYFNENKGYDVYGLARNIESTHKIFNIDVSETAKLRSLFVKYQFDYVVNCIGILNKDAEDHPSKAIWFNSYFPHYLEEITKEIKTKIVHISTDCVFSGKEGGYTENDIKNGVGFYAQSKALGELINDKDVTIRTSIIGPELNKDGIGLFHWFMSQSEETRLKGFTKAFWSGLTTLELAKVVLEIIEQNISGLIQVAPAAKIDKYSLISLFNSIYKNGKMTIEPNEDYQIDKSLVSIRTDFDYQVPDYLYMLEMQKDWIIKHSSNYPHYL